Below is a genomic region from Castanea sativa cultivar Marrone di Chiusa Pesio chromosome 2, ASM4071231v1.
tctgcgagctggcgggtcgtcctcctcacaagaggacatcGCGCtagggggtgagcatgacctcgagctATAACTACCTTCCCAGACCTCcgctgaggaaggattagacgaggacggtgaaggcttACGTCTGGCGCAACGCAGTTTtttcttcaaacgattaatctccttctgcatggctttagcaccatcctcgtgggtggtgctacccccgccatgagtatggctagccctagggtattctgtatagacgcttccctcacgatccctttgacgctcaagacgcttaaactgatcctccggttgtgattcctgtgattctgcatggtgagaacctaggcctgccatcgtatcccagctccttttttgactagattcccacagacggcgccaattgtaagtacacaattgcacctggacccaaagattattatgggctcaggcctaatgagccttaaacaatgaaatttgtagagtgtgggcttgaaatctagattaaagaTACTGAGAACCTGATAACGGGCTATAGGGTGCAAACACTCATAaacaatgaatgataattgcaggtgaacctcctcggacgtgagccgaggattatttctgtattatttctctttctttcttaaagattacaattcttaattcctTTCTTCGTTACCGACCGCCCTCTTTCTTTaaccttcaccccccttaaatacttttttttctgatactttatccacgtgttgctcaaaccccctctagatatttcttttcttagtgcctttgaatagtgaccagaagtttcagttctactgttcaggggtcacttccccattaatgcggccagggaggtaggtgcaaagtctttaatgtggaggtggcagcctttgctcttggtatttttctaacaccggtgtgtCTAGAAGGTTCAgagtttcccccttttaaccaacagtatttccagaattctgctttgaccttcgtagtgaatctccgacttctcttggatctgtccgaggagaaactcaccctcggctatatcctcagaccctcggcgtatgggccgattcgcagtactaacaaatcctTAGCTCAAGAGCAGTTCGGCTCTcattgctagagcccaaaggcccaaatgcctgcttgggtcctttactccccacagttatATAGAGTTGAGAttgaattttctaaatttataaataaacttttttgtatcaaattattatttgtaatttattgatatataaataattcatttatagtaaaaaattgtgtataatttttaataatagaaaGTTTGTGAATCTAATCTTTATAAgattataaacaaaaatcattttatttaattaactcACATAATCTAATTTCAATTGTaatatagttaaaaaaaattagtagcaTATCTTTGTcaagaggagaaaaaaattagttgcagtatttactatatatatatatatgggaaaagaaaaattaattgtgaaCACGTTAGAGTTTGTTTAACAAGAAAATGAAGTTAGTTCCTGTTAGCTCAATTGGCAAAGttttgataattgaataagagatctgagatttAATTtccacttacaccaaaaactgattgatgtttTAATTTGATGACAAAAAGCTAtccattttaaacttttaatacttGGCCGGCTCAACTCAGCTAGGCTCATTTCCAATGAATAATTGGAAACGACGACCGTTCATTGTCGTTTAGATAATTCATTAGTCCACAATTCTTTATGAACGCGCCAGCATGTGATCCTCACTTTACCCAATGACATTTCCAGAAAATTCTGTACGTCTGTAGAGGTACACATGCCACCCTTTCTCACTATAAAAGCAGACCACTTACGAAATTCTAATGTTAATATATCCGTTTCTACCGGCAGCCTAGGGCTCTGAATCGAACATACTTTGTTCTTCTCATCCTTCATTCAAACATGGCTACTGCATCAGGTACTTCATTTTCTCCAATCTTCCCTTTTTGCACATGTATCAATGTGTTAagagtaatttaaattttgccCACTACTAAGTTTTTGTCATGTGGGTATCTGCTTGATTTATTGTTTCTCTGTCTGTGTTATTCAAATTcaatatgattaatttttttttatcatgtgGGTGATCAAATTTTTCCTTAGTTAATTGGAGAAAAAGTATAATTTGCTCTCATTTCTgaagggttaaaaaaaaaaaaaaagcacatctGATTTGTATTAGTTGTTGTTTATGGAGTGGCTGAAATAGTTGTACTTGCTATGAATATTTGGACTACActtgaagctttttttttttccatcttcaTGTAGCCCATGTAAAATATGTCTGAAAATTTTATGCTGAAGTTGTCAAAATAATATGATAATTCACTGAAGTGTTAGATTTTCATATGAAGGGATGTTTATGTACTGTAGTTATAGTTTCTTAAGTTTGAAGTTAGAAACATTGAACATGAGGAGTACAGGTCATTTATGGTGAACTGCAGTGGCTGCCCTTGTTATTTTGACCTTTTGGTAACTGTTTCTATCATGAATATCTATTTTTGGTTAATCTGTTTTACTTCCTGGGTGTTGCAGTGGCTTTCAAATCTAGAGAGGATCATTGGAAGCAGCTTGAATTGGAGGAAGCGCGTAAAGCCGGGCTTGCGCCAGCAGAGGTTGATGAAGATGGGAAAGAGATTAACCCTCACATTCCTCAGTATATGTCGTCTGCACCTTGGTATCTTAATGCTGAGAGACCGGTAAGCTTCACACATATTTAGTTCAATACAACCCTTCTCACACATTTAAAGGCGCTATTTTCATCAAGgattttctatctttttctttgttagaGTTTAAAACATCAAAGGAAATGGAAATCAGATCCAAATTATACAAAATCCTGGTATGATAGAGGTGCAAAAATATTTCAGGCAGATAAGTACAGGAAGGGAGCGTGTGAAAAGTAAGTGGACCTTGCTCGTACTGTTTCCAAGTTCATGCTGGTTGCACTAAGGAATTTTACATGCTTGACTGAGATATGGAAAAATGCTTTCAGTATTGGGcatgaaaagtttattgataGTGTAATAGTGATAATGACTGGGGGAACCTGTCTGTAGCAGTATAGGTCTCCATTTCCCATGACTCTCATGGGCATTAGATGAAAATACAAATTGAGGTTGTATTTTTTGAGGTGTTGCCAGAGCACTTACTGCCCTTTGGCAAACAGTAGCCTTTGGTAACTAGTACTAAGCAGAGTCATAATCATCTTATCATCCTAAGTATTACCTTTCcttggtttttcttttaaaggaaatatatgttttttataggtaaaatagGGGGATGGGGCTAGTGGGCTTCAAACCTCAGTGCCCTGGCACCCCAAGAGGTGCTAAACTACTGTGTTTTCTCTTGAACTCGAACTCCTAAAGGCAATATTGTATTTGAGTACAATCTTGTGATCATATTATCTCTTCTTTGTGGTCCCCTGTTCTATTCTCCCCCGAGTATAAGATGTACAGAACTAGAGAGCATATTCATTGTTATGCCAAACACAAATTTAGACATACAAAACCAGataacaaattcattattttgagGGCATTTAGAGTACATTTATCAACTTTGAACTAAAATATGAGTCATCTGACATGTAAAAGTAATTTGTTTGAACAAGTAATATAGTACAAAGCTTAGTCACCTTGGTTATTGAACAACATGaattcaatgatttttttttctccattttgatTCACATATAGCTTTAGTTAAATGTACTTTAGCCTAATATCAGTTAAAATAAGGCCTCTATGAAATATAGGAACACACAAGAGAGTACTGCTCAGGGCTTTCTTGCTATTGCATCATTAAACTTTGAAAAGCCTACATGGTAGTCTCTATGTTCTAATATGTACTTGATATCTAGAACTGTGAATACATATCTGGAAATGAGATGTTATAATTTTGtagcttttcttttattgctGTTGTCATTTACTATATTGAGGAagaaagtttaaattatttatggtGTATGATTTTATGATAATAAATTTGACGACagaaggaaaattttcctctttttatgACCTGTTTCACTGGTATTCTGTATCATGTAATGCGGTAAAGCTGTGATTCATGAAGGATGtggatttttcattttctcgCTACAGCTGTGGGGCAATGACACATAATGTGAAGTTATGCATGGAGAGGCCATGCAAGAAAGGAGCAAAATGGACTAGCATGCACATTGCACCTGATGAAAAGATAGAGACTTTTGAATTGGATTATGATGGCAAGCGGGACCGATGGAATGGTTATGATGCAGCAAGCTATACTCGCGTCATTGAGAGATATGAGGCAAGGGATGAGGCCCGAAGGAAGTACCTGAAAGAACAGCAGCTGAAGAAATTAGAGGATAAAAACAATAAGGAGAATGGGGAGGGTAATGTCAGTGATGacgatgaagatgaagatgctCTGAAAGTTGATGAGGCCAAGGTTGATGAAAGTAAACAGATGGACTTTGCAAAGGTTGAGAAGCGTGTTCGTACTACAGGTGGTGGAAGCACTGGAACTGTCAGGTGTGTTTTCTTTAGTTTACTGTCTTAGATATTTGTTTGTTGTTAAATTGGAAACATATTCTGTCCACTGGTATAGCATTCCTCTGCAATAATAATTTTGCATCATTGTTTTTATtctgttcttttattttagaaatttgcGTATTCGGGAGGACACAGCAAAATATCTTCTGAACCTTGACGTCAACTCTGCATATTATGATCCCAAAACTCGTTCCATGCGTGAAGATCCTCTTCCTGATGCTGACCCGAATGAGAAGTTTTATGGAGTGAGTGACTAGAAATATTGTGGatgttattttgaaatattttgtactCGCCTGTGTGTTAAATGTCacatgattttgatttgttgACGGTCATATTACAGGGAGATAACCAATACAGAGTTAGCGGGCAAGCTATGGAGTTCGAGCAACTCAATTTACATGCCTGGGAAGCATTTGAGAAAGGTCAAGATATTCACATGCAAGCAGCTCCATCGCAAGCTGAATTGCTCTACAAAAATTATAAGATCATTAAggagaaattaaaattacaaatgaaagaTGCCATTATGGAGAAGTATGGCAATGCTGCAACCGATGCTAAACTCCCAAGGGAACTTCTTATGGGACAGACTGAGAGACAAGTAGAATATGATCGTGCTGGGAGAGTTATAAAAGGCCTGGTATTACATTCTGTTAAATgcattcttaaaaattttgtcttgttttgaaaaatgtggCAAAGTTGAATATGATAATGCTGGCaagctgcatttttttttgaaatcttcttttataatttaattcagCAAAACTTTAATCCATCCCCATAGGATTGGCTTGTGGAAATTGTTGATCATATGGCACTTTCTAGGGTGAAATAGCATTAGACATTCAAAAATTTGTttccctttttcattttttatttattttttattttttataaaaggtgACTCATACTAACAATTTTATTGTCTTTCAATTTGTCCTGTCGTTTGTAACAATTTTAAGTTTTGGGACTGGTCAATAATTTCTATGAAATCACTTTTTCGAGTAAAAAGGGAAAACGAGAGGATTGCTGAGGACATGGGAAATGAACTTTCATGAAACGTGGAATTGATTTGTCCTTATTGAGtcaggatgaggatgaggaaaCTGGATTGGGTTTGAAACTGTCTGAGCTTTTAATTGCTGTTTTTAGTACTTAAAATGAGTGGAAGGACTTATAAACAGGTTTTTGAAATTGCTGGAGAATGTGGGACATATGTACAATTGTTCTTTTCCTAGGTTTTTGGAATTGCTGGAAAATGTGGGGCATATGTACAATTGCTCTTTTCCTATAATGATTATAGAGTGTATCTTCCTTTTGAAGAACATTAATAATTGTAACCTTTATCACATGGCATCTGaccttcaaaatttatatatttatcagTGTTCTTGCCCCGAATAGATATGCAAAGCGATACAATAATATTTCGCTTCGAATCACACTTTCtactaattataaatttttacctGACCATTCATTTCTAGCtcatttgaactttgaataGACAAAATTGGTGAAGcattttctatgtttttttttttccttactttttttcaatttgaaatgtTGGATGCATGCAAAAGGAGGattttaacttatttatttcTTGGTTTATTTTTGAAGGAGACTTCTCTTCCTAAAAGTAAGTATCAGGAGGATGTGTATATTAATAACCACACAAGTGTTTGGGGTTCATGGTGGAAGGATCATCAATGGGGTTACAAGTGCTGTAAGCAAACAATACGGAACAGTTATTGCACTGGTGCAGCTGGAATTGAGGCTGCTGAAGCTGCAGCAGACCTAATGAAGGCTAACATTGATTGTAAAGCAGCATCTGAAGGTTAGaacctttaatttttaaatttagaatatgtGTTCACTTTTTCTAAGTGCAAAATTTATCTTGACAAagttcacatttttttatttgctgaTTTCAGATGTTTCCTTTATTTCATTAAAGTGCACATGATTCTACCGGTTTCTCATTGGTATCCAAATTCCAACACAAGTTTCAGTCCTTTATTTTAATCTCTGTGCTTTAgtgattttatttgtttatattctAGGAAGCACAAACACTTCATCTGGGCTGCCATACCTGTGTCGTATTGGTGTCGTAACCGCTATGTCAtgttaaatttttcaaaaattgctcatGTCACTGTGTCTTACCCATACCCGTGCATGGGCACTTCATGTTTTGTAAgttcctttttgttttgatatgaATGTGTACATTTGCATTCTAATTTGATCTTCAACTTGCATGCAGAGACACCTGTTCCAGCAGAGGAGAAAAGGCTTGCTACTTGGGGAAATGATGTACCTGATGACTTGCTTCTTGACCAAAAACAACTCACTGAGGCCCTTAAAAAGGTGAATTTGAGATCTTTTGATCTTTTCTACTTctgcttctaattttttttttaatattatcaaaGATATA
It encodes:
- the LOC142623250 gene encoding pre-mRNA-splicing factor SLU7-like isoform X1, with the translated sequence MATASVAFKSREDHWKQLELEEARKAGLAPAEVDEDGKEINPHIPQYMSSAPWYLNAERPSLKHQRKWKSDPNYTKSWYDRGAKIFQADKYRKGACENCGAMTHNVKLCMERPCKKGAKWTSMHIAPDEKIETFELDYDGKRDRWNGYDAASYTRVIERYEARDEARRKYLKEQQLKKLEDKNNKENGEGNVSDDDEDEDALKVDEAKVDESKQMDFAKVEKRVRTTGGGSTGTVRNLRIREDTAKYLLNLDVNSAYYDPKTRSMREDPLPDADPNEKFYGGDNQYRVSGQAMEFEQLNLHAWEAFEKGQDIHMQAAPSQAELLYKNYKIIKEKLKLQMKDAIMEKYGNAATDAKLPRELLMGQTERQVEYDRAGRVIKGLETSLPKSKYQEDVYINNHTSVWGSWWKDHQWGYKCCKQTIRNSYCTGAAGIEAAEAAADLMKANIDCKAASEETPVPAEEKRLATWGNDVPDDLLLDQKQLTEALKKEDERKKEEKDERKRKYNVRWNDEVTAEEMEAYRMKRIHHDDPMKEFLH
- the LOC142623250 gene encoding pre-mRNA-splicing factor SLU7-like isoform X2, which gives rise to MKDVDFSFSRYSCGAMTHNVKLCMERPCKKGAKWTSMHIAPDEKIETFELDYDGKRDRWNGYDAASYTRVIERYEARDEARRKYLKEQQLKKLEDKNNKENGEGNVSDDDEDEDALKVDEAKVDESKQMDFAKVEKRVRTTGGGSTGTVRNLRIREDTAKYLLNLDVNSAYYDPKTRSMREDPLPDADPNEKFYGGDNQYRVSGQAMEFEQLNLHAWEAFEKGQDIHMQAAPSQAELLYKNYKIIKEKLKLQMKDAIMEKYGNAATDAKLPRELLMGQTERQVEYDRAGRVIKGLETSLPKSKYQEDVYINNHTSVWGSWWKDHQWGYKCCKQTIRNSYCTGAAGIEAAEAAADLMKANIDCKAASEETPVPAEEKRLATWGNDVPDDLLLDQKQLTEALKKEDERKKEEKDERKRKYNVRWNDEVTAEEMEAYRMKRIHHDDPMKEFLH